In the genome of Methylophaga nitratireducenticrescens, one region contains:
- a CDS encoding class I SAM-dependent DNA methyltransferase — MSLQQKIDRITDILRRDDGISGAMHYTEQTSWVLFLKFLDDCESEKKDEAVLSGKDYQPVLDEEHRWASWACPKTAEGKLDLANAKTGDDLTDYVNNQLFPYLKGFANAAVTGSDPKSFAYKIGAIFQYLDNKVASGHTLREVLDIIDTLNFQSSAEMFELSMVYEGLLQNMGDAGGYAGEFYTPRPVVRAMINAIDPQVGQTIYDAAAGSCGFLVQAFDHLKEKKSALSTEQWDFIQRETFFGFEKTSLAYVMGMMNMILHGIESPNLFRGNSLTQNIRDIQEKDRYDIILANPPFGGKEKSQIQQNFPIQSNATELLFLQHFMKTLKIGGKAAIVIPEGVLFQTNSAFKQVKQELLENFNLHTILSLPAGVFLPYSGVKTNVLFFERSGGASDVWYYECEPEQKLTKNKPITDEHLKEFVELYNSRETTERSWTVAASKLAEDYDLSAKNPAKQKDAEHLAPSNILKQIRTKEKLVSGLLDEIENLLAEK; from the coding sequence ATGTCACTACAACAGAAAATTGACCGCATTACCGATATCCTTCGCCGCGACGATGGTATTAGCGGCGCCATGCATTACACCGAGCAAACCTCCTGGGTATTATTCCTGAAGTTTCTTGATGATTGCGAATCCGAAAAAAAAGACGAAGCCGTCTTGTCCGGTAAAGACTACCAGCCAGTATTAGATGAAGAACACCGCTGGGCAAGCTGGGCTTGCCCTAAAACGGCTGAAGGCAAGCTTGATCTTGCAAACGCTAAGACCGGGGATGACCTAACCGATTATGTTAATAATCAGCTATTTCCTTACCTGAAAGGCTTTGCCAATGCCGCCGTCACTGGCTCAGACCCTAAATCTTTCGCCTATAAAATTGGTGCTATCTTCCAGTATTTGGATAACAAGGTTGCTTCTGGCCATACCCTGCGTGAAGTGCTGGATATTATTGACACCTTGAATTTTCAATCTAGTGCTGAAATGTTTGAACTGTCAATGGTATATGAAGGCTTATTGCAAAATATGGGTGATGCGGGCGGTTATGCGGGCGAGTTTTACACGCCGCGCCCTGTGGTACGTGCCATGATCAATGCTATTGACCCGCAAGTCGGACAAACCATTTACGATGCCGCGGCAGGCTCTTGCGGATTTTTAGTGCAAGCTTTTGATCACCTAAAAGAAAAAAAGAGCGCGCTTTCTACCGAGCAGTGGGACTTTATCCAGCGCGAGACCTTCTTCGGTTTTGAAAAAACCTCGCTGGCTTACGTGATGGGTATGATGAACATGATTTTGCATGGCATCGAGTCACCTAACCTGTTCCGTGGCAATTCCTTAACCCAGAATATCCGAGATATTCAGGAAAAAGACCGCTACGACATTATTCTGGCTAACCCGCCGTTTGGTGGCAAAGAGAAATCGCAAATTCAGCAAAACTTCCCTATCCAAAGTAACGCAACTGAACTGCTGTTTTTACAGCACTTTATGAAAACGCTGAAAATTGGCGGCAAGGCAGCAATCGTAATACCAGAAGGCGTATTGTTTCAAACCAACAGTGCATTTAAGCAGGTCAAACAAGAGCTGTTGGAAAACTTTAACCTACACACCATTTTAAGCCTGCCAGCTGGGGTATTTTTGCCGTATTCAGGCGTTAAAACCAATGTGCTATTTTTCGAACGCAGCGGTGGTGCTAGCGATGTGTGGTATTACGAATGCGAGCCAGAGCAAAAGCTCACCAAAAACAAACCGATTACCGATGAGCACTTAAAAGAGTTTGTTGAGTTGTATAACAGCCGTGAAACCACTGAGCGCTCATGGACGGTAGCGGCCAGCAAGCTGGCTGAAGATTATGACCTATCCGCCAAAAACCCAGCTAAACAAAAAGATGCCGAACACTTAGCGCCAAGCAATATTTTGAAGCAGATTCGTACCAAAGAAAAGCTGGTATCTGGCCTGCTGGATGAAATTGAAAATCTGTTGGCAGAGAAATAA
- the yihA gene encoding ribosome biogenesis GTP-binding protein YihA/YsxC, with the protein MSELYRNAHYTVSATQLSQLPSDSGFEVAFAGRSNAGKSSAINTITGIKALARISKTPGRTQMINFFHLDDERALVDLPGYGYAKVPEKMKLKWQTTLSKYLETRQSLRGLMLMMDIRHPLKNFDLQMLDWAKQAELPIHILLTKSDKLGRGAGGNALQQVRKELKDVGLEASVQLFSSLNHQGRDEAIQVLDNWFELSTAEQQ; encoded by the coding sequence ATGTCAGAGTTATACCGTAACGCACATTATACTGTCAGCGCGACACAATTGTCCCAACTGCCATCAGACTCTGGTTTTGAAGTTGCTTTTGCAGGACGCTCAAATGCCGGAAAATCCAGTGCAATCAACACCATCACAGGTATAAAAGCGCTGGCGCGAATCAGTAAGACGCCAGGAAGAACGCAAATGATAAATTTCTTTCACCTTGATGATGAAAGAGCCTTGGTTGATCTTCCGGGTTACGGTTATGCCAAAGTTCCAGAAAAAATGAAGCTGAAATGGCAAACCACTCTGAGCAAATATCTGGAAACGCGCCAATCGTTGCGCGGATTAATGCTGATGATGGATATTCGCCATCCATTAAAAAACTTTGACTTACAAATGCTGGATTGGGCAAAACAGGCTGAGCTACCGATTCATATTTTACTCACCAAGTCAGATAAGTTGGGACGCGGCGCTGGGGGTAATGCCCTGCAACAGGTTCGTAAAGAATTAAAAGATGTTGGGTTGGAAGCATCAGTACAATTATTCTCTTCTTTGAATCATCAGGGACGTGATGAAGCGATTCAGGTACTCGATAATTGGTTTGAATTGTCGACCGCTGAACAGCAATAG
- a CDS encoding glycogen/starch/alpha-glucan phosphorylase, with protein MTPRYTPITTPLPELYQTSKLGMNTLALTEDFKRYFGIYLGQDKGCASGHYLYAAMAHTLRDRLFERMKNTKHTYAESRCKQAYYLSMEFLMGRATGNAALNLGIEEPLKKALVNLGLEYEELAEFEHDAGLGNGGLGRLAACFIDSCATLQLPVTGYGLRYEYGMFQQKIVNGNQQEMPDHWLRDGNPWELERPEYTQRVKFGGHTELHRNSSGQMEIQWIDTNDVLAVPYDLPIPGYQNGTVNRLRLWKAAATDEFNLEDFNAGSYTEAVAAKNEAENISMVLYPNDASENGKELRLRQQYFLASASLQDILDYWVNTHDGNFENFADKNVFQLNDTHPTVAVAELMRLLMDEHQLGWDKAWQITTKTMAYTNHTLLPEALERWPANLFGRLLPRILEIIYEINARFLREVANHWPGDRERLSRMSIIEEGPQQQVRMAHLAIVGSFSVNGVAALHSELLKKGLFQDFYQLWPEKFNNKTNGVTQRRWMAWCNPVLSQLITETIGDKWITRLSELQNLAPLAYDKDFQKSWHDAKYENKKRLAALVEKQCGVKFNPEAMFDIQVKRIHEYKRQLLNVLHVIHLYDQVKRGQTEGMAKRCVLFGGKAAPGYLMAKQIIKLINNVADVINNDPDIGDWLKVVFFPNYQVSAMEIICPAADLSEQISTAGKEASGTGNMKFMMNGAITIGTLDGANIEIREEVGDDNFFLFGLSEEEIAEKRGNYNPQAIIENDADLKRVVGLLSGGHFNQFEPGCFDNIVHAFTSPHDPWMTVADFRSYIDAQHQAGQAYQDKERWTAMSIINSANSGKFSTDRTMEEYNQGIWKLEKIAPHPDS; from the coding sequence ATGACGCCAAGATATACACCGATTACGACCCCTCTCCCTGAACTTTATCAGACATCAAAACTGGGGATGAATACGCTCGCTTTAACAGAAGATTTTAAACGCTATTTCGGAATTTATCTTGGTCAGGATAAAGGTTGTGCTTCAGGTCATTACCTGTATGCTGCTATGGCCCATACATTGCGTGACCGGCTGTTTGAAAGAATGAAAAATACCAAACATACCTACGCCGAATCGCGGTGCAAACAAGCCTATTATCTGTCCATGGAGTTTTTAATGGGCCGCGCCACCGGCAATGCCGCTTTAAATCTAGGCATTGAAGAGCCGTTAAAAAAAGCGCTGGTCAATCTGGGTCTTGAATACGAAGAACTTGCCGAATTTGAACATGATGCCGGTTTGGGTAATGGTGGTCTTGGTCGTCTGGCTGCGTGTTTTATTGATAGCTGTGCCACCCTGCAATTACCGGTTACCGGATATGGTCTGCGTTATGAATATGGCATGTTTCAACAAAAAATAGTCAATGGCAACCAACAGGAAATGCCGGATCACTGGTTGCGTGATGGGAATCCATGGGAGCTTGAGCGCCCTGAATACACTCAGCGAGTCAAATTTGGCGGACATACCGAGCTACATCGCAACAGCAGTGGCCAAATGGAAATTCAGTGGATTGATACCAATGATGTGCTGGCGGTTCCCTATGACTTGCCTATCCCCGGTTATCAGAATGGTACCGTCAATCGATTGCGCTTGTGGAAAGCAGCAGCTACCGATGAGTTTAACCTGGAAGATTTTAATGCCGGTTCTTATACCGAAGCTGTTGCCGCGAAAAATGAAGCTGAAAATATCAGCATGGTTTTATACCCAAACGATGCCAGTGAAAACGGTAAAGAACTTCGTTTGCGCCAACAGTATTTCCTGGCCTCAGCCAGTCTGCAGGATATTCTGGATTATTGGGTGAACACCCATGATGGCAACTTTGAAAATTTTGCCGATAAAAACGTCTTTCAACTGAACGATACTCATCCTACTGTTGCCGTTGCAGAGCTGATGCGCCTGCTAATGGATGAACATCAACTAGGCTGGGATAAAGCCTGGCAAATCACCACCAAAACTATGGCCTACACCAACCATACTTTGTTACCCGAAGCACTTGAACGTTGGCCGGCTAACCTATTTGGTCGTCTCCTACCCCGAATACTGGAAATCATCTACGAAATTAATGCGCGTTTCTTACGCGAAGTCGCCAACCACTGGCCTGGCGATAGAGAACGACTGTCACGCATGTCAATCATCGAAGAAGGACCTCAACAACAAGTTCGTATGGCTCACCTGGCCATTGTCGGTAGTTTTTCAGTCAATGGAGTAGCGGCTTTACATTCCGAATTATTGAAAAAGGGGCTGTTTCAAGACTTTTACCAGTTGTGGCCGGAAAAGTTCAACAACAAAACCAATGGAGTGACCCAGCGGCGCTGGATGGCTTGGTGTAACCCGGTGTTAAGTCAGCTGATTACAGAAACCATTGGTGATAAATGGATCACTCGACTAAGTGAACTTCAAAACCTTGCTCCGCTTGCGTATGACAAGGATTTTCAAAAATCCTGGCATGATGCCAAATACGAAAATAAAAAACGTCTGGCGGCATTGGTGGAAAAACAATGCGGTGTAAAGTTTAATCCGGAAGCTATGTTTGATATTCAGGTTAAACGTATCCATGAATACAAGCGCCAATTATTGAATGTTTTGCATGTGATTCATCTTTACGATCAGGTCAAACGAGGTCAAACAGAAGGTATGGCCAAACGCTGTGTTTTATTTGGCGGTAAAGCCGCACCAGGTTACCTGATGGCAAAACAGATCATTAAGCTGATTAATAACGTTGCTGATGTAATAAACAATGATCCTGATATTGGCGATTGGCTGAAAGTTGTGTTTTTCCCTAACTACCAGGTCTCTGCCATGGAAATCATCTGTCCGGCAGCAGATTTATCCGAACAGATTTCAACCGCCGGGAAAGAAGCCTCGGGCACAGGTAATATGAAATTTATGATGAATGGTGCTATTACAATTGGCACCCTTGATGGCGCAAATATTGAAATTCGTGAAGAAGTCGGTGATGACAATTTTTTCCTGTTTGGTTTATCAGAAGAGGAGATTGCTGAAAAACGCGGAAATTATAACCCGCAAGCCATCATTGAAAATGATGCTGATCTTAAACGAGTAGTTGGTCTATTATCCGGTGGACATTTCAATCAATTTGAACCTGGATGTTTCGATAACATTGTTCATGCCTTTACCAGCCCCCATGATCCATGGATGACAGTAGCGGATTTTCGTAGCTACATCGATGCACAACATCAGGCCGGACAAGCCTATCAGGACAAAGAACGCTGGACAGCGATGAGCATTATCAACTCGGCTAATAGTGGTAAGTTTTCAACTGACAGAACCATGGAAGAATACAACCAGGGTATATGGAAACTTGAAAAAATAGCACCGCATCCAGATAGCTGA
- a CDS encoding restriction endonuclease subunit S produces the protein MEQVLYQLPDGWEWHKLKGLTTKIGSGATPKGGEKAYKPSGTSLIRSLNVHDCFFKEAKLAFIDDEQANDLKNVAVESGDILLNITGASIARSCIVPDEYLPARVNQHVMIIRPKKNVDSKFLNYLIINPKFKAQLLWQGAGGATRQALTKTMVEELDIPLPSQLEQKRIVEKLDALLTRTDTAIEHLQESVKLADAFSQNGFDVYFAELSNANSELPLSKLVDFISGYAFKSGDFSSETGIKPIKITNVGVNEFSENAEEFLPADYGNEFQRFTAKTNDIVIALTRPIINGGLKVCRVPESYSGALINQRVAAITSKNELWLDFIYLYLQSSRTKNYVLEKSKSLNQPNLSITDLKNFTIPFPTSDQAITKAVSDCNALITKARNAKIEVLEKVVLLNQLKASILDSAFKGEL, from the coding sequence ATGGAGCAAGTTTTATATCAATTGCCTGATGGGTGGGAATGGCACAAGCTCAAGGGTCTCACAACCAAGATAGGAAGTGGCGCGACTCCAAAGGGTGGAGAAAAAGCTTACAAACCAAGTGGTACTTCATTAATCAGAAGTTTAAATGTACACGATTGCTTCTTTAAAGAAGCAAAACTTGCATTTATCGATGACGAACAAGCTAATGACCTCAAAAATGTAGCAGTTGAGAGTGGTGATATATTACTCAATATTACGGGAGCATCCATTGCTAGAAGTTGTATCGTACCTGATGAATATTTGCCTGCTCGCGTAAATCAGCATGTAATGATAATTAGACCAAAAAAAAACGTTGATAGTAAGTTTCTCAACTATTTGATTATTAACCCTAAATTTAAAGCTCAATTACTTTGGCAAGGTGCGGGCGGTGCTACGCGGCAAGCTCTTACTAAAACTATGGTTGAAGAATTAGATATTCCTCTTCCGAGTCAGTTAGAACAAAAACGCATTGTCGAAAAACTCGATGCGCTGCTCACCCGCACCGACACCGCCATCGAGCATTTGCAGGAAAGCGTTAAGCTGGCTGATGCATTCTCTCAAAACGGATTTGATGTTTATTTTGCTGAACTCTCTAACGCAAATTCCGAGCTGCCACTATCAAAGTTGGTTGACTTCATATCGGGCTATGCATTTAAAAGCGGCGACTTTTCTTCGGAAACTGGAATTAAGCCGATCAAAATAACCAACGTCGGTGTTAATGAGTTTTCTGAAAATGCAGAAGAGTTTCTACCCGCTGACTATGGTAATGAATTTCAGAGGTTCACAGCAAAAACGAACGATATTGTAATCGCGTTAACTCGTCCGATAATCAATGGTGGCCTGAAAGTATGCCGAGTACCAGAAAGTTATAGCGGAGCGCTAATTAATCAGCGTGTTGCCGCAATAACGTCGAAAAATGAACTCTGGTTAGATTTTATTTATTTGTACTTGCAGTCTTCAAGAACTAAAAACTACGTACTGGAGAAATCTAAATCTCTCAACCAACCCAATTTATCAATAACAGACCTGAAAAACTTCACTATTCCTTTCCCAACTAGTGATCAGGCTATTACTAAAGCCGTTTCTGATTGCAATGCTTTAATAACCAAAGCAAGAAATGCAAAAATCGAAGTTCTTGAAAAAGTAGTGCTTTTGAATCAACTAAAAGCATCAATTCTCGATTCTGCCTTTAAAGGCGAACTCTAA
- a CDS encoding ATP-binding protein has protein sequence MDNKYIKPIENLSIGKIIEVDGSRIIAELDPAISDLSRVFAGENYPIGQFGSIIKVHFGRRSIYGLVSRLRMKADYHIEKGLPVVSSDERIIEADLFGEGEWRRKGDGEFALEFERGVATYPLPQQTIYLTPKSELRFIYGDAKGAVIELGEHVGSGGAPCYAELNELLGKHTAILGSTGSGKSGTVSAVIHSILERGQIANHEHWHPQIIILDPHNEYGKAFPKHQRLSTDQGSLKLPYWILDLEESLSLFIGKTEFEATSQSNIVKNALIAVREQAAEQLELDKDQLTVDSPIPYIIGSAEGLDHFGLKDGERYEEGLIGAINAQRPENKDKKQHEDFSRVIRKIDSLLKDGRLKFMMQSWDGGKDPLPAIVSQFLTQKTTVQIVDLSGIPNEVAGVASAAIARIVFQLKVWQTEDERQNSPVLLVCEEAHRYVPNRGEAQYEAAQSAIRRIAKEGRKYGVGLLLVSQRPSEVEATVLSQCNSWIVLRITNDADREHVRSILPDSMSGLTKMLSGLRRQEAIFVGQAATLPTRVMIRSLSADQLPRSNDVDFDKGWQQQAMTIKQIGDVVKKWRYQSK, from the coding sequence ATGGATAACAAATACATCAAGCCTATTGAGAATTTATCTATCGGGAAAATTATTGAGGTCGATGGCTCACGTATTATCGCTGAGCTTGATCCTGCTATTTCAGATCTTTCCCGAGTTTTTGCTGGTGAGAACTATCCGATTGGACAGTTTGGCTCAATCATCAAAGTACATTTTGGCCGCCGTTCTATATATGGTTTAGTTAGTCGTTTACGTATGAAGGCTGACTACCATATAGAAAAGGGCTTGCCCGTTGTTTCTTCCGATGAACGCATTATTGAGGCGGATTTATTTGGTGAGGGCGAGTGGCGCAGGAAGGGAGATGGTGAGTTTGCCCTTGAGTTTGAGCGCGGTGTAGCCACTTATCCCTTGCCACAGCAAACCATTTACCTGACACCAAAATCAGAGCTCAGATTTATTTATGGTGATGCCAAAGGGGCTGTTATTGAACTTGGTGAGCATGTTGGTTCTGGTGGTGCTCCTTGTTACGCAGAGCTTAATGAGTTGCTAGGCAAGCACACTGCTATTCTTGGTTCTACCGGTTCCGGTAAATCAGGCACAGTTTCGGCGGTTATACATAGTATTCTCGAACGTGGCCAGATAGCCAATCATGAGCATTGGCATCCGCAAATTATTATCCTCGACCCACATAATGAATACGGCAAGGCTTTCCCAAAGCATCAACGTTTATCTACTGATCAAGGTTCATTAAAACTGCCTTATTGGATACTCGATCTTGAAGAGTCGCTGAGTTTGTTTATTGGTAAAACGGAGTTTGAAGCGACATCACAATCAAACATTGTTAAAAATGCGTTGATTGCTGTCAGAGAACAGGCGGCTGAACAGCTTGAGCTTGACAAGGACCAATTAACGGTTGATTCGCCGATACCATACATTATTGGTAGTGCAGAAGGCTTAGATCATTTCGGTTTAAAAGATGGCGAACGCTATGAAGAAGGATTAATTGGTGCGATTAACGCACAACGACCTGAAAACAAAGATAAAAAACAGCATGAAGATTTTAGCCGGGTTATTCGCAAGATTGATTCATTGCTAAAAGATGGTCGGCTCAAATTTATGATGCAAAGCTGGGACGGTGGCAAAGATCCTCTACCAGCAATCGTCAGTCAATTCTTAACACAGAAAACTACAGTTCAGATTGTTGACCTTTCAGGTATTCCTAATGAAGTGGCGGGTGTTGCTAGTGCTGCAATCGCTAGAATTGTGTTTCAACTTAAAGTTTGGCAAACGGAAGATGAACGCCAAAATAGCCCTGTGCTTTTGGTGTGTGAAGAGGCTCACCGATATGTACCGAATCGCGGTGAAGCGCAGTACGAAGCCGCTCAATCTGCAATTCGCCGAATTGCGAAGGAAGGTCGGAAATATGGTGTTGGCTTATTGTTAGTTTCGCAGAGACCGAGTGAAGTTGAAGCCACCGTTTTGTCACAATGCAATTCATGGATAGTGCTTCGAATAACCAATGATGCCGACCGCGAGCATGTTCGAAGTATTCTGCCGGATTCAATGTCGGGCTTAACCAAGATGCTTTCCGGTTTAAGGCGTCAGGAAGCCATATTTGTTGGCCAAGCAGCCACATTGCCTACCAGAGTGATGATTCGAAGCCTATCAGCTGATCAACTTCCTCGCTCAAATGATGTTGATTTTGACAAAGGTTGGCAGCAACAGGCGATGACAATCAAGCAAATTGGTGATGTGGTTAAGAAATGGCGATATCAAAGTAAGTGA
- a CDS encoding SIR2 family protein — MAFDTTIFEQKEFSEAINKLEELLSHSKAVLLGAGASRCANLPLTDQLTAEALKSDKLSVDSKQILTAIQNSFVGANPASHIEDYLSELVDWLAITARRANRNVTASKVAVGGTEYSNDQLLQAINEIKLAIFGVINVQVDSVVHERFVQALHRPMRPGKDSLSSTIDYLVMNYDTLIEDSLALSQLRYADGLEGGVSGWWNPSTFEQSNLDARVFKLHGSINWAEHSSSSKPLRIAPHLKRSHDQAAKIMIWPASTKYRETQIDPYANLMNRARVVLNPQGGSQRVLLITGYSFGDSHINHEIERGLRASNGNLTVIAFTSDSEPSGVLQTWHEDQSINEQVLIFADKGFFHAEQKAVSAKSIEWWKFENLTQILEGGI; from the coding sequence ATGGCATTCGATACCACAATTTTTGAACAAAAAGAGTTCAGTGAAGCAATCAATAAACTCGAAGAATTGCTTTCACACTCAAAAGCGGTTCTGTTAGGTGCAGGGGCAAGTAGATGTGCCAATTTACCGCTAACAGATCAGCTTACGGCAGAGGCTTTAAAAAGTGACAAGCTCTCCGTTGATTCAAAGCAGATATTGACTGCCATACAAAACTCTTTTGTTGGGGCAAATCCTGCTTCGCACATTGAAGATTACTTAAGTGAGCTAGTCGATTGGCTTGCCATCACAGCTCGTCGAGCAAACCGCAATGTAACCGCTAGCAAGGTGGCGGTTGGAGGAACTGAATATAGTAACGATCAACTATTGCAAGCGATAAACGAGATAAAACTCGCGATTTTTGGCGTGATTAATGTTCAAGTGGACTCCGTTGTACACGAGCGTTTTGTTCAGGCATTGCATCGACCAATGCGACCAGGTAAAGACAGCCTTTCTAGCACCATAGATTACCTAGTGATGAACTACGATACGTTAATTGAAGACTCGCTAGCGCTTTCACAATTGCGTTATGCTGATGGTTTAGAAGGCGGTGTATCAGGATGGTGGAACCCTTCAACGTTTGAACAGAGTAATCTGGATGCAAGAGTATTTAAATTACATGGTTCAATAAATTGGGCTGAACATTCCTCTTCATCCAAACCGTTACGTATAGCTCCGCACTTGAAACGCAGTCACGATCAGGCTGCAAAAATTATGATTTGGCCTGCTTCCACTAAGTATCGTGAAACTCAAATTGACCCTTACGCAAATTTAATGAATAGAGCGAGAGTGGTTTTAAATCCGCAAGGCGGTAGTCAACGTGTTTTGCTGATTACGGGCTATAGCTTTGGTGATTCACATATCAACCATGAAATCGAGCGTGGTTTAAGGGCTTCAAATGGCAATTTGACCGTGATTGCATTTACCAGCGATTCAGAACCTAGTGGTGTATTGCAGACTTGGCATGAAGATCAATCGATCAATGAACAAGTACTTATTTTTGCCGATAAAGGTTTTTTCCACGCTGAGCAGAAAGCAGTCTCCGCTAAAAGCATTGAGTGGTGGAAATTTGAAAACCTAACTCAGATCCTTGAAGGAGGTATTTGA
- a CDS encoding c-type cytochrome: MKKIIFAVVLGLGIMSSPLVLAAGDISAGKEISASCAACHGVDGNSPADVYPKLAGQHASYLYKQLVEFKNGKRANDIMSPMVAALSEEDMANLAAYYASKESTPGAVSEDSLDLGQQIYRGGNSESGVPACMACHGPNGSGMPAAKWPKLSAQYQAYTEAQLHAFANGERQNDPNGMMRDIASKMTEEEIKAVSAYVSGLH, translated from the coding sequence ATGAAAAAAATTATTTTTGCTGTAGTGCTGGGGTTGGGAATCATGAGTTCACCACTTGTGTTAGCTGCAGGTGATATTTCTGCAGGTAAGGAAATATCGGCTAGTTGTGCCGCTTGTCATGGTGTTGATGGTAATAGTCCTGCTGATGTCTACCCAAAACTGGCTGGACAGCATGCCAGTTATCTTTATAAACAGTTAGTTGAATTCAAAAATGGTAAACGTGCAAACGACATTATGTCTCCTATGGTTGCCGCATTGTCTGAAGAAGATATGGCCAATTTAGCGGCTTATTATGCCAGCAAAGAATCTACACCTGGCGCAGTAAGTGAAGATTCGCTGGACCTTGGGCAGCAGATTTATCGTGGCGGTAACAGTGAGTCAGGTGTGCCTGCCTGTATGGCTTGCCATGGCCCAAATGGTAGTGGCATGCCTGCGGCGAAGTGGCCGAAACTCTCTGCCCAGTACCAAGCTTATACAGAAGCTCAATTACACGCTTTTGCAAATGGCGAACGTCAGAACGATCCTAATGGCATGATGCGAGATATTGCCTCGAAGATGACAGAGGAAGAGATCAAAGCCGTTTCCGCTTACGTTTCTGGTTTGCACTAA